The sequence AGAGCGCTTAATCCCGTTTGATAGCGTGCCACGGATTATTCCCGCCAGTGAATGGCAGATGTTGGACCGTGGCATTCGCCAACGTGTTCAGGCGCTGAATGCGTTTCTGCATGATATTTACCACGACCAACATATTCTGAAAGCAGGGATTATTCCGGCTGAACAAGTGTTAGCCAATGACCAATATCAGCCCTGTATGCAAGGGGTGAACCTGCATCGCAATACCTATGCACATATCATTGGCGTGGATATGGTTCGTAATAGCGATGGCCTCTATTATGTATTGGAGGATAATCTACGCACCCCATCCGGCGTCTCCTATATGCTGGAAAACCGCAAAATGATGATGCGGCTCTACCCAGAGCTGTTCGCCCAGCAACGTATCGCACCCGTTGAGCGCTACCCCTCCCATCTGCTGCAAACACTGCGCGAAAGCACACCGGTTAACGATCCTACGGTGGTAGTGCTGACCCCCGGCCGCTTTAACAGCGCCTATTTTGAGCACAGTTTTCTGGCCCAGCAGATGGGAGTCGAGCTGGTCGAAAGTGCCGATCTGTTTGTCAAAGAGGGGGCAGTCTTTATGCGCACCACCGCTGGCCCATGCAAGATAGATGTTATCTATCGGCGCGTGGATGATGCCTTCCTCGACCCGCTGGCTTTTCGCCCTGACTCCATGTTAGGTATCCCCGGGCTGCTGTCAGTCTATCGGGCAGGCGGGGTGGTATTGGCAAACGCTATTGGGACTGGCGTTGCAGATGATAAATCTATCTATCCCTATGTGCCTGACATGATTCGTTTTTACCTCGCCGAAGATCCGATTCTGGCGAATGTCCCCACTTGGCAATGCCGCCAACCCACTGATTTATCTTATGTGTTGGCGAATCTGGATCAAATGGTGGTGAAAGAGGTGCATGGTGCTGGAGGCTATGGCATGTTGATCGGCCCTGCCGCCACGCAAGCTGAAATTGCCCAATTCCGCCAGTTACTGCTGGCGCGGCCACAAAACTACATTGCACAAGAAACCCTCGCGCTCTCGACCTGCCCAACCTTTGTCAACAATGGCCTTGCCCCACGTCACATTGATTTGCGCCCCTTTGCCCTGTCCGGCGCGGAAATTCGGTTGGTGCCCGGCGGCCTCACCCGCGTGGCGCTGGCGGATGGCTCACTGGTGGTCAACTCCTCACAAGGCGGCGGCACCAAAGACACTTGGGTACTGGAGGATGATGCATGTTAAGCCGAACAGCCAGCGAGCTTTATTGGATGGCCCGTTATCTTGAGCGGGCAGAAAACATCACCCGGGTACTGGATGTCACCAACCGGCTCTCCATGATGCCCACCAGCAGCCGGGTGAATTTTGATTTACTGGTGCCCCTTAGTCTGAGCAACACGCAAGCGCTGTTTGCCGAACACTATCCGCAGGTGTCGATGACCCACCTGCTAAATTTTTTCGTGCTCGACAGCCATAACCCCAGCAGCATTTTCAGTTGCTTACAGATGGCTTGGAACAATGCCCACGCGGTGCGCGGCAGCTTGTCATCCGAGGTGTGGGAGAGCATCAACGCCACGTGGATTGAGATGAAACAGCTACGCCGACAGGGCATCAGCACTGCCGATATTGATGCCTTTTTCGACTGGGTTAAGGAGCGCTCACACCTCTTTCGGGGCGCGGTTTACGGCACCTTACTGCGCAGCGATGCACTCTATTTTATTCGTCTGGGTACCTTGATTGAACGGGCGGACAGTACCGCTCGCCTGCTGGATGTGAAAAACCAATTGCTGGATAACGACGATGATCCGGTACGCGAATACTACCGCATGGACACTCTGCTTCGGGCCGTTAGTGCACGTGAGGCCTACCACAGCTTGTACAAACAGCAACTCAGCCGCGAGGCGATTGCGGAACTGTTGATTTTACGCAATGAGATCCCGCGATCCCTGCTGGCCTGCATCAATGACATAGAGCAGCAGTTGGAATTGATTGGCGGCAACCGCAGCAATCAGCCCCGCCGACTGGTCAGTATCTTGCTGGCCGAGCTGCGTTTTAGCAGTATTAATGATGTGATGGCCGATGGTCTGCACATCTATCTGATGGATTTTTTAGGTAAGATCAATGCGATCGCTGACAGCATTCGTCAAACCTATCTGGAGGTTCAATGAGACTGAATGTGGATCACAGCACCCATTATACCTATGCACAGCAAGTGCAACACAGCACGCAATATCTGCGCCTGACGCCACAGGATTCGGCCCATCAGCGCATTTTGTCTTGGCAACTGACCTTACCGGAAGAGGCTATCTGCACCACGGATGCTTTTGGCAATGTGCTGCATGTACTGACACTGGATAAACCCCATCAGGCCATCACCATTCAAGCTCAGGGCGTGGTGGAGATTGAAGATAATAGGGAGGATGACAGCAGTGACCACCTCTCACCACTGGTGTTTCTGCGTCATAGTCCACTGACTCAACCAGATAGCGCGATCCGCCAGTTTGCTTCTGGTTATTGTCAGGGCGTGACTCATGCAGATGCGCAATTGGATTGCCTGACATTAATGATGGGCGAACTGCTGGCAAAAATGCCCTACAGCCCCGGCACCACCACGGTCCAAGACAGTGCAGCCCAAGCTTTTGCTGCCGAGCAAGGGGTATGTCAGGACCACACCCACGTCTTTCTTGCCTGCTGCCGCAGTTTAAATATTCCGGCGCGCTATGTCAGCGGCTATCTTTATACAGAATCCTCCAGTCATGTGGCGACCCATGCATGGGCAGAAGTGTGGTTGGGCGGTCATTGGCAAAGTTTTGATGTCACCAATAACACCTGCAAACCGAATCAGCATTTGAAACTGGCGGTGGGCATAGATTATCTGGATGCCTGCCCGGTGCGCGGTATTCGCCGAGGCGGTGGCTATGAGGATATGCAAACCATTGCTGCCGTGCATATGTTATCGACCCCGCGACGCGATATGTCGCAATAAAAGGACTCTTTTTTATGACCTACTGTGTGGCCATGCGGTTGTCGTCCGGGTTAGTGTTTGCTTCCGATTCCCGAACCAACGCCGGAGTGGATCATATTTCCACTTTTCGTAAATTGCATCTGTTTCAGCAAGAGGGCGAACGAACGCTGGTGGTGCAAAGTGCGGGCAATCTGGCCACCACCCAGAGTATTGTCAGCTTGCTGCAACGCCGCTGTCTGGACCCAGAACAGACCAACCTGATGAATGTGGGTTCAATGTACGAAGCCGCCACCCTGTTGGGCGAGACAGTACGCGAGGTAATTAACCGAGACAGCGGCGCACAGCAAAACAGCGGCGGCACTGATTTCAACTGTAACCTGTTATTAGGTGGGCAGATTAAGGGCGAAGGGCTGCGGCTGTTCCATATCTATCCGCAGGGTAATTTTATCGAAGCCACGCAGGACACCCCCTACTTCCAGATTGGTGAGAGTAAGTATGGCAAACCGATTATTGATCGTGTATTGAGCTACGACACCGCGCTGGATCAGGCGATGCAGTGTGCATTGATTTCGATGGACTCCACCTTGCGCAGTAATTTGTCCGTGGGGTTGCCGCTGGATGTGATGATCTATCCGCTAGACAGTTTCAGCACGAATCAGCAGTACCGAATCACCGAGGATCACCCCTATTTTATGATGATCCGTAAGGGCTGGGGTGAGGGGTTGGTGAGTATTTTTGCGCAGTTACCGGGGTTGAAGTTGGCACCATGATTGTTTGGTGATCGGTTCAGGTGATCCCCTGACCTTCAATTTAGTTCGGATCAGGTTTCGGTTGATATTCGGTTCAGGTGATCGGTTCGGTTGTTAAGACTTCAGTGTTCACTTAACTTCAGGTGCCTCAACCGCCAAAGGGTGCGGGCGCGCACCCTTGTGGAATCCCGCGCTTCGCACGTATCGCTTGCCCACTTCGTGGGTACCCTCCCTCATCGCTCCGGCTGACGGACGGCTTTATTCGCATCCCTGCTCATGACGCCTAAAACGGGCGTCCTGCCCGTTTTCCTTGCCTTCTCTCTTCACTCGGCAGCTCAAATGTGCTTTTAACTTCAACACCTAAAACAAAGAAGAGGGTTTTGAATTGGCTTTTGACGTTGAGCGCAATTAGGAAGATTGCCGACAAAGATTGCAGGCCGAATGAGCCGCATGGACGCGGCGAAAGGGGCTGTCGAGCTGGGAGCGAGTCAGCGCCGGTTCGATTAGCCAGCAAGCTGCCGGAGGGAATGGCGCAGCCACAATATTTCGCGCAAGGCGCGGGTGTTGGGCCGCCGCCCTGCGGCCCGACTCGGTTGAGGCTGGGGAGGTCAGGTGAACACTGAGCGATTATCAACCGAAACCTGATCCGATCCATTGCGGAGGCAATGTGAGCGCTGATCTCATATCAACCGAACCGATCACCTGATCCGATCCTGATCCGATCACCTCACCTAATAATAAAATTAAAATCACTGCCACCCATATCTCCTCACAAACCACCCTTTCACTAACTGTGTCGTCACCATATACCCAGTCAGAATCACCATCAGCCACGGGAAGTAAGAGAGTGGCAGCGCCTGTAATTGCAGGAAGCCCGCGAGGGGGGAGAAAGTTAGGCCGATACCGACCACCACCACCGCCAGTGTCATGACGCACAGTGGCCATGAGGCGCGGCTCTGGATAAATGGAATCTTACGGGTACGAATCATATGCACAATCAATGTCTGGGATAGCAGCCCTTCGACGAACCAACCGGATTGGAACAGCGTCTGCATTTCCGGCGTATTGGCCTTAAACACCCACCACATCAGGCTAAAAGTCAGCACGTCAAAAATAGAACTTATCGGGCCAAAGAACACCATAAAACGCCCCAGATCGCCGGCATTCCAGCGTTGTGGCTTCGCCAATTGCTCTTCATCGACATTATCGAACGGAATAGCAATCTGCGAAATATCGTACAGCAGGTTTTGGATCAGCAAATGCAGTGGCAACATCGGCAGGAAAGGTAAAAATGCACTGGCAATCAATACGCTGAAGACGTTGCCAAAGTTGGAACTGGCAGTCATTTTGATGTATTTCAGCATGTTGGCGAAGGTGCGTCGGCCTTCAATGACCCCCTGTTCCAGCACCATCAGGCTCTTTTCCAGCAAAATGATATCCGCCGCTTCTTTGGCGATATCAACCGCCGAATCCACCGAGATACCAATATCCGCCGCGCGTAGTGCGGGCGCATCATTGATGCCATCCCCCATAAAGCCCACCACATGACCCGCTTGCCGCAGGTTTTGCACAATGCGCTCTTTTTGCATCGGCGTCAGTTTGGCAAACACCGTGGTGATGCGGGTGGCTTCAGTCAACTCCGCCTCGGTCATCGACTCAATATCACTGCCGCGCAATACCCGCTCGACAGATAACCCGACGTCTTTGCAGACTTTCCGTGCCACTAACTCATTGTCACCGGTCAGAATTTTAACGTTGATGCCATTGTGTTTCAGGGCTAATAGCGCGGGTGCGGTGCTCTCTTTGGGCGGATCGAGGAAGGCGATATACCCCTCCAAAATCAGGTCATACTCATCGATAACCGCATAATCTCGCTGATACGCGGGCAGAATGCGCGTAGCAACCGCCACCACCCGCAGCCCTTGCTGGTTCTGCTCATCCGTCACCCGGCGGATACGGGTCAACAGCGCATCAGTCAAGGGGATAACCTCATCCCCTTGGCGGACATGGCGGCAAATGGAGAGCATCTCTTCCAACGCGCCCTTGCAGATCAACTCGTGATAATCCGACTTATCGCTGACCACCACCGACATGCGGCGGCGTTCAAAATCAAAGGGGATCTCATCGATTTTACGGTAACCCGCCAGTGTGTCGGCGGCCTGAGACTCAGCGGCGGCGGACTCCTCCATTGAAGAGAGCACAGCCACATCCAGCAGATTTTTCAGCCCCGTTTGGTAGTAGCTGTTGAGCCAAGCGTAGTGCAGCACCCGCTCACAGTTAGCACCAAACACATCCGTATGACTCTCCAACACGATTTTATCTTGGGTCAAGGTACCGGTTTTATCGGTACACAACACATCCATCGCGCCAAAGTTCTGGATAGCATCCAGCCGTTTGACGATCACTTTCTGTTTCGATAGCTTCACCGCCCCTTTTGCTAGTGTCGAGGTGACGATCATCGGCAACATTTCGGGGGTTAAACCGACCGCGACGGAGAGTGCAAATAGCGCGGCCTCCCACCAGTCACCTTTGGTAAAGCCATTGATCAGCAACACAATAGGCGTCATCACCAACATAAAACGGATCAGCAGCCAACTGACTTTGCTGATACCACTCTGGAAGGCATTCGGCTGCTCATCCTGATGGGTTACCCGTTCGGCCAGCAGGCCAAAGTAGGTTTGGTTACCCGTGCCGATGACGATTGCCAGTGCAGAACCACTGACCACATTGGTGCCCATAAAGCACAAAGTGTCGCGCTCCAACGGGTTCTGCTCATCACACTCACGGCACTGGGCCACTTTCTCCACCGGCAGCGATTCCCCCGTCAAGGCGGCTTGGCTGATAAACAGGTCTTTGGCGACTAAAATGCGTAAATCTGCCGGGATCATGTCGCCAGCAGAGAGCTTAATGATATCGCCGGGCACCAACTGGGCGATGGGCAGCTCGCGCTGCTCACTTTTGCCAGTATGGGCATCACTGCGGATCAAAGTCGCGGTGTTGCTGACCATCGCTTTCAAGGCATCCGCCGCGCGGTTAGAGCGCGCTTCCTGAATAAAATGCATCAGGGTGGAGATCAATACCATGGCACCAATCACCAGTGCCGCCGTGAGGTCCTCGGTGGCGTAGGAGATCAGCGCCAGAATGGTCAGCAGCAAGTTAAATGGGTTGCGGTAGCAGTGCCATAGGTGAACCCACCACGGAGTAGCCTGCTGATTTTCAATCAGATTACTGCCGTAGTTGAGGCGAATCGCCCCGGCCTCTTGCTCGGTCAGCCCTTCTGGATGGCTCTGAAAGCGCTGATAGAGTTGCTGTGGCGTTTCATTGGCGCACTGCAAACGCTGTTGAGTCAGCTCTGCGGGCAGATCTTTAGCCGTACTTGCCTGCGGCAAACCCTCTAGCATGGTTTCCCGGCGGATCAGACGACGAGGCAGGCTGCGGCTCAACACATTGAGCAACTGCCGGGTGAAATTTTTAACGTGCATGGTGCTAACCTTACTGTCACGCCATGACGCCGTTTATCGGGCGGTCGTCATGTTGCCTCCACGGCAAAGCTGCCGTGGAGAGGGCAAAAAAGATCTTCAGCAGAGAGCAACGCAGGAACAAGGCGCGATGACTGCCGACCAGATTGTTATCCGGCCAGGCAATCACCTCAAAGAGGGAGTGACCTTACCGGAAGCACCCAATGGGTGCGGTTGAGGGAACAGGGTCCACGGGTTAATTAACCTCCGGTAAAAAGATGAAGTTGCGGCTAACAAGAAGTTTAGTCATCAATCCACTTAGCAGCCAGACCACCAAATAGCTAGACAGACAGTAAACTGCACGATGAATGTTATCACGGCAAAAAATACCTCGACGGCACAGAATCCGCTAAGGTAATAACATGCCGCCAGTCATGGGGGAGATCATGCGCTGAGTCTGATTCTGTGCATGCTATGCTTCCCACGACGCCGCCAAATATAAATAATCTATTTATTATATATTTTTGAACCTAAACATTAGGTAAACCATGCAAAACCGTTTGACCATTAAGGACATTGCCCGCATGAGTGGAGTTGGAAAATCCACGGTTTCACGGGTATTGAATAACGAAGGCAGTGTCAGCCCACAGACACGCGAGCGGGTTGAGGCGGTGATTCGGCAGCAGGGGTTTACCCCATCAAAATCAGCCCGCGCCATGCGAGGGCAGAGCGATAAAGTGGTGGCGATCATAGTCTCCCGTCTGGATTCACCGTCTGAAAATCAGGCAGTACGCACCATGCTGCCCCTGTTCTATCAGCAAGGTTACGACCCGATTCTGATGGAGAGTCAGTTTGAT comes from Yersinia mollaretii ATCC 43969 and encodes:
- a CDS encoding circularly permuted type 2 ATP-grasp protein, whose product is MLNIDLSASRFFDEMLLAQGQHRSHYDAYWQWLQQADQLTIARKREEAALLFHRVGITFNVYGDDDGAERLIPFDSVPRIIPASEWQMLDRGIRQRVQALNAFLHDIYHDQHILKAGIIPAEQVLANDQYQPCMQGVNLHRNTYAHIIGVDMVRNSDGLYYVLEDNLRTPSGVSYMLENRKMMMRLYPELFAQQRIAPVERYPSHLLQTLRESTPVNDPTVVVLTPGRFNSAYFEHSFLAQQMGVELVESADLFVKEGAVFMRTTAGPCKIDVIYRRVDDAFLDPLAFRPDSMLGIPGLLSVYRAGGVVLANAIGTGVADDKSIYPYVPDMIRFYLAEDPILANVPTWQCRQPTDLSYVLANLDQMVVKEVHGAGGYGMLIGPAATQAEIAQFRQLLLARPQNYIAQETLALSTCPTFVNNGLAPRHIDLRPFALSGAEIRLVPGGLTRVALADGSLVVNSSQGGGTKDTWVLEDDAC
- a CDS encoding alpha-E domain-containing protein; the encoded protein is MLSRTASELYWMARYLERAENITRVLDVTNRLSMMPTSSRVNFDLLVPLSLSNTQALFAEHYPQVSMTHLLNFFVLDSHNPSSIFSCLQMAWNNAHAVRGSLSSEVWESINATWIEMKQLRRQGISTADIDAFFDWVKERSHLFRGAVYGTLLRSDALYFIRLGTLIERADSTARLLDVKNQLLDNDDDPVREYYRMDTLLRAVSAREAYHSLYKQQLSREAIAELLILRNEIPRSLLACINDIEQQLELIGGNRSNQPRRLVSILLAELRFSSINDVMADGLHIYLMDFLGKINAIADSIRQTYLEVQ
- a CDS encoding transglutaminase family protein, with translation MRLNVDHSTHYTYAQQVQHSTQYLRLTPQDSAHQRILSWQLTLPEEAICTTDAFGNVLHVLTLDKPHQAITIQAQGVVEIEDNREDDSSDHLSPLVFLRHSPLTQPDSAIRQFASGYCQGVTHADAQLDCLTLMMGELLAKMPYSPGTTTVQDSAAQAFAAEQGVCQDHTHVFLACCRSLNIPARYVSGYLYTESSSHVATHAWAEVWLGGHWQSFDVTNNTCKPNQHLKLAVGIDYLDACPVRGIRRGGGYEDMQTIAAVHMLSTPRRDMSQ
- a CDS encoding proteasome-type protease, producing MTYCVAMRLSSGLVFASDSRTNAGVDHISTFRKLHLFQQEGERTLVVQSAGNLATTQSIVSLLQRRCLDPEQTNLMNVGSMYEAATLLGETVREVINRDSGAQQNSGGTDFNCNLLLGGQIKGEGLRLFHIYPQGNFIEATQDTPYFQIGESKYGKPIIDRVLSYDTALDQAMQCALISMDSTLRSNLSVGLPLDVMIYPLDSFSTNQQYRITEDHPYFMMIRKGWGEGLVSIFAQLPGLKLAP
- the mgtA gene encoding magnesium-translocating P-type ATPase, yielding MHVKNFTRQLLNVLSRSLPRRLIRRETMLEGLPQASTAKDLPAELTQQRLQCANETPQQLYQRFQSHPEGLTEQEAGAIRLNYGSNLIENQQATPWWVHLWHCYRNPFNLLLTILALISYATEDLTAALVIGAMVLISTLMHFIQEARSNRAADALKAMVSNTATLIRSDAHTGKSEQRELPIAQLVPGDIIKLSAGDMIPADLRILVAKDLFISQAALTGESLPVEKVAQCRECDEQNPLERDTLCFMGTNVVSGSALAIVIGTGNQTYFGLLAERVTHQDEQPNAFQSGISKVSWLLIRFMLVMTPIVLLINGFTKGDWWEAALFALSVAVGLTPEMLPMIVTSTLAKGAVKLSKQKVIVKRLDAIQNFGAMDVLCTDKTGTLTQDKIVLESHTDVFGANCERVLHYAWLNSYYQTGLKNLLDVAVLSSMEESAAAESQAADTLAGYRKIDEIPFDFERRRMSVVVSDKSDYHELICKGALEEMLSICRHVRQGDEVIPLTDALLTRIRRVTDEQNQQGLRVVAVATRILPAYQRDYAVIDEYDLILEGYIAFLDPPKESTAPALLALKHNGINVKILTGDNELVARKVCKDVGLSVERVLRGSDIESMTEAELTEATRITTVFAKLTPMQKERIVQNLRQAGHVVGFMGDGINDAPALRAADIGISVDSAVDIAKEAADIILLEKSLMVLEQGVIEGRRTFANMLKYIKMTASSNFGNVFSVLIASAFLPFLPMLPLHLLIQNLLYDISQIAIPFDNVDEEQLAKPQRWNAGDLGRFMVFFGPISSIFDVLTFSLMWWVFKANTPEMQTLFQSGWFVEGLLSQTLIVHMIRTRKIPFIQSRASWPLCVMTLAVVVVGIGLTFSPLAGFLQLQALPLSYFPWLMVILTGYMVTTQLVKGWFVRRYGWQ